One genomic segment of Synergistaceae bacterium includes these proteins:
- a CDS encoding bifunctional UDP-4-keto-pentose/UDP-xylose synthase — MLILGANGFIGSHLIEKILATTDWSVVAFDLNDENMKEFKKEFKKEKEFKKNLEREGRFSFRKGDIFQEDRWLEEQVAISDVVLPFAGIAKPAYYLSHPLWTFELDFEQNLKIVRLCAKHGKRVIFPSTSEVYGLTSDEVLDEDESPLIVGPINKMRWIYSCGKQMIDRIITAYGQEMGLRYTIFRPFNWVGPRLDTQKDARQHTARSITQIVWDILEKGEVTLVAGGEQRRSFTWIGDGTDALMALLRNEEGRADGQIFNVGNPDNNASIRELAQMIVDVMKDIPKYASQAEKTRFVPVPAEEYYLNGYDDMRNRVPSIAKMRRLMDWTPKVNLRDAVRMTLAQNLKQDPK, encoded by the coding sequence GTGTTGATTCTTGGGGCGAACGGTTTTATCGGAAGTCATTTAATTGAGAAGATTTTGGCGACGACAGACTGGTCCGTGGTTGCTTTCGATCTAAATGATGAAAATATGAAAGAGTTTAAAAAGGAGTTTAAAAAGGAGAAGGAGTTTAAAAAGAATCTTGAAAGGGAAGGGCGGTTTTCTTTCCGAAAAGGCGATATTTTCCAGGAAGATCGATGGTTAGAAGAACAGGTTGCGATCAGCGACGTGGTTTTGCCCTTCGCGGGAATCGCCAAGCCGGCTTATTATCTTAGCCATCCTCTGTGGACCTTCGAGTTGGATTTCGAGCAGAACCTGAAGATCGTCCGACTGTGCGCGAAGCACGGTAAGCGGGTGATTTTTCCTTCCACATCCGAGGTTTACGGATTGACCAGCGATGAGGTGTTGGACGAGGACGAAAGCCCCTTGATCGTTGGACCCATCAACAAGATGCGTTGGATCTACAGTTGCGGTAAACAGATGATAGACCGCATTATCACGGCCTACGGACAAGAAATGGGGCTGCGCTACACGATTTTTAGACCCTTCAATTGGGTGGGGCCTCGGCTCGATACCCAAAAGGACGCGCGGCAACACACAGCACGCTCCATCACACAGATCGTCTGGGACATACTGGAAAAAGGTGAAGTCACACTGGTGGCCGGCGGAGAACAGCGGCGCAGCTTTACGTGGATAGGGGACGGTACTGACGCGCTCATGGCGCTGCTTCGCAACGAAGAAGGCCGAGCCGACGGGCAAATCTTCAACGTGGGCAACCCCGACAACAACGCGTCCATCCGCGAGCTGGCCCAAATGATCGTCGATGTGATGAAGGACATCCCCAAGTACGCATCCCAAGCGGAAAAGACGCGTTTCGTGCCGGTTCCGGCGGAGGAGTATTACCTCAATGGCTACGACGATATGCGCAATCGAGTGCCATCTATCGCGAAAATGCGGCGTCTTATGGACTGGACGCCCAAAGTGAATTTGCGTGACGCTGTGCGAATGACTCTAGCACAAAATCTGAAACAAGATCCGAAGTAG
- a CDS encoding glycosyltransferase family 39 protein, whose product MKKLAIVLTGLALFVFFYGLGDYALIEPDEGRYSEIAREMLETGDFVTPKLNHVKYFEKPVLHYWLTALSFAVFGFDEAAARLTPVLFALGGAWIVFTTARRMWGAGLREGVRKEGVRAGLKEDLRDGSLREGSLRKGSKEGLYGATILSSCLLWFAIARLNILDMTVTFFITLAMAGFWRGCAEDGEVEDREVEDREVEDGEAEGKREEGKREERKRGRENSRRYLFLFYGGMALATLSKGLIGVVLPGGIAFFYILATRQWRLVLRSLYWPGIVLFFLLTVPWFWAVCHVNSDFFHYFFIQEHLLRYTTRIHDRYQPFWYFIPILVGGLIPWAGLLPDILRDLFFAWKSLAWKSGTKARVKAGVKAWTENEKSSFIENEKSSFPDIFLGIWFALPFVFFSLSSSKLIPYILPSLPPLAILGGKALALVANGDGARGKRFAFLNGGVLTLPAMAGVVYPLMDTELGTAALYPYTLPAAASLLTLALCGWLCCFKRIYSKMVSVLCVLAFVNLAIFARGFVLKAELDSYETQAALIEEILKPDDVVVAYKETAQGLGFYLRRRIALVDMLGELEFGACQEKDPRWFIDSQSLKALWDGEKRVFLVSSEEHLDELTRLLGESNVIQWNSARITVILSNF is encoded by the coding sequence TTGAAAAAACTGGCGATTGTCCTGACGGGACTTGCGTTGTTCGTTTTTTTTTACGGGTTGGGAGACTACGCACTGATTGAACCCGACGAAGGACGCTACTCGGAGATCGCCCGGGAAATGCTGGAGACGGGGGACTTTGTCACCCCCAAGCTCAATCACGTCAAGTATTTCGAGAAACCCGTTTTGCACTACTGGTTAACGGCTCTGTCTTTTGCTGTTTTCGGCTTCGACGAGGCCGCAGCGCGTTTGACGCCCGTGTTGTTCGCGCTAGGAGGGGCTTGGATCGTCTTCACGACGGCGCGGCGGATGTGGGGAGCGGGTTTAAGAGAAGGCGTAAGAAAGGAAGGCGTAAGAGCGGGTTTAAAGGAAGATTTAAGAGATGGTTCATTAAGAGAAGGTTCATTAAGAAAAGGTTCAAAGGAAGGGCTTTATGGGGCAACGATTCTCTCCAGTTGTCTTTTATGGTTTGCCATCGCGCGTCTCAATATCCTGGACATGACGGTGACCTTTTTTATCACGCTTGCAATGGCGGGCTTCTGGCGGGGGTGTGCCGAAGACGGAGAGGTTGAAGACAGAGAGGTTGAAGATAGAGAGGTTGAAGACGGAGAAGCCGAAGGGAAAAGGGAAGAAGGGAAAAGGGAAGAAAGGAAAAGAGGGAGGGAAAATTCTCGGCGGTATCTTTTTTTGTTTTACGGGGGAATGGCGCTGGCGACGCTCTCAAAAGGACTGATCGGGGTCGTGCTGCCGGGCGGGATCGCCTTTTTTTACATTTTAGCAACCCGTCAGTGGAGGTTGGTTCTCCGTTCGCTTTACTGGCCGGGCATTGTGTTGTTTTTCCTGCTGACCGTGCCGTGGTTTTGGGCGGTTTGCCATGTCAATAGCGACTTCTTCCATTACTTTTTCATCCAGGAGCACCTGCTGCGCTACACCACACGAATTCATGACCGATACCAACCTTTCTGGTATTTCATCCCTATTCTGGTGGGTGGACTGATTCCCTGGGCCGGCCTGTTGCCCGACATACTGAGAGATCTCTTTTTTGCCTGGAAATCCCTCGCCTGGAAATCCGGAACTAAAGCCAGGGTTAAAGCCGGGGTTAAAGCCTGGACTGAAAACGAGAAATCCTCCTTTATTGAAAACGAGAAATCCTCCTTTCCTGACATCTTTTTAGGGATTTGGTTTGCTTTGCCTTTCGTTTTTTTCTCCCTATCCAGCTCCAAGCTGATTCCCTACATTCTACCCAGTCTCCCTCCCTTGGCAATTTTGGGTGGCAAGGCGCTGGCCCTCGTCGCCAACGGAGATGGCGCGCGCGGCAAACGATTCGCCTTCCTCAATGGAGGGGTGTTGACTCTCCCAGCCATGGCGGGGGTCGTGTATCCGTTGATGGACACGGAGCTGGGAACGGCCGCGCTTTACCCCTATACCTTGCCCGCGGCGGCGAGCCTTCTAACCCTGGCCTTGTGTGGGTGGCTGTGTTGCTTTAAGCGCATCTACTCCAAAATGGTTTCTGTTCTCTGTGTGCTGGCGTTCGTCAATTTGGCAATTTTCGCGCGGGGATTCGTCCTCAAAGCGGAATTAGATTCTTATGAAACGCAGGCCGCGCTGATTGAAGAAATTCTCAAACCCGACGACGTGGTGGTTGCCTACAAAGAGACGGCTCAAGGATTGGGTTTTTACTTGAGACGCCGGATTGCGCTGGTGGACATGTTGGGAGAATTGGAGTTTGGCGCGTGTCAGGAAAAAGACCCACGCTGGTTCATCGATTCTCAATCCCTCAAAGCCCTGTGGGACGGGGAGAAACGCGTTTTCCTGGTTTCGAGCGAAGAACATTTAGACGAGCTGACGCGATTGCTGGGAGAAAGCAATGTGATACAATGGAACTCGGCCCGTATCACTGTAATTTTGTCAAATTTTTAA
- a CDS encoding glycosyltransferase: MNNPDVSVIIPAYNEEESLPKLVERLFPVLDELKRSYEVIFVNDGSRDTTLPLLLQIQKRRPDVTRVLDFNGNFGQHMAIMAGFGHMRGKIAITLDADLQNPPEEIPRILRCVDEGHDVVGTVRQQRKDTFFRVMASWMVNRLTNRITGLALRDYGCMLRAYRRDVVDIINESAESTTFIPALAQRFATNPIEIDVAHQEREQGNSKYSLFRLIRLNFDLMTSFSIIPLQVVTMTGILISLMSFLFASFMFLRRLIVGPEAEGVFTLLAILFFLMGVTISCIGIEGEYVGRIYQEVRKRPRYVVRKVYEPEGPMIYEPNGSMLHEPDGSMIQCHRNRELDCERNDA, encoded by the coding sequence TTGAACAACCCAGATGTCTCTGTTATCATACCTGCTTACAACGAGGAAGAGAGCCTTCCTAAACTAGTTGAACGTCTTTTTCCCGTCCTCGATGAGCTGAAGCGCTCTTATGAAGTTATTTTCGTCAACGACGGCAGTCGTGACACTACGCTGCCTTTGTTGTTACAGATTCAGAAACGACGTCCCGACGTGACGCGCGTCTTGGACTTTAACGGCAACTTCGGTCAACACATGGCGATCATGGCGGGTTTTGGGCACATGAGAGGGAAAATAGCGATCACTCTTGACGCGGACCTGCAAAACCCACCGGAGGAGATCCCTCGTATACTGCGCTGTGTGGATGAAGGACACGACGTGGTCGGGACGGTTCGTCAACAGCGCAAAGATACTTTTTTCCGGGTGATGGCCTCGTGGATGGTCAATCGCCTGACCAACCGAATCACGGGTCTGGCGTTGCGGGATTATGGGTGTATGTTGCGCGCCTACCGCCGAGATGTGGTAGACATTATCAATGAGTCAGCGGAGAGCACAACCTTTATTCCTGCCCTGGCTCAGAGGTTCGCGACGAATCCCATCGAAATCGATGTCGCCCACCAGGAACGGGAACAGGGGAACTCCAAATACAGTTTATTTCGTTTGATTCGCTTGAATTTCGACCTGATGACGAGTTTCTCCATCATACCGTTACAAGTGGTGACCATGACGGGTATTTTGATTTCACTGATGAGTTTTCTTTTTGCGTCGTTCATGTTTCTCCGGCGTTTGATTGTCGGGCCTGAGGCTGAAGGGGTTTTCACGCTTCTGGCGATTCTTTTCTTTTTGATGGGGGTGACGATCTCCTGTATCGGCATCGAAGGCGAATATGTGGGGCGTATTTACCAAGAGGTCCGCAAGCGTCCTCGTTACGTGGTCCGAAAGGTTTATGAACCGGAGGGTCCAATGATTTATGAACCGAATGGTTCAATGCTTCATGAACCGGATGGTTCAATGATTCAATGTCATCGGAATCGAGAACTTGACTGTGAAAGGAATGATGCGTAA
- a CDS encoding transposase encodes MMRNRRLSRSVADMSFSEFRRQVEYKARMHEGQIVVVDRFFPIFPSSKISSCCGQKLGELPLSVREWTCPQCGARHDRDVNAAINLRKYAVSSTVSACGEESSGRRREMAVKLALVKQEANSKLAPDHI; translated from the coding sequence ATGATGCGTAATCGCCGACTTTCGCGTTCCGTCGCTGACATGAGTTTTTCCGAATTCCGGCGTCAAGTGGAATACAAAGCGAGGATGCATGAAGGTCAGATCGTGGTGGTGGATCGTTTCTTTCCAATCTTTCCAAGTAGCAAGATAAGCTCGTGCTGCGGACAAAAGCTAGGAGAGTTGCCGCTATCGGTTCGGGAATGGACGTGTCCACAATGTGGCGCACGCCATGATCGTGACGTAAACGCCGCAATCAATTTAAGAAAATACGCCGTGAGTTCCACGGTGTCAGCCTGTGGAGAGGAAAGCTCTGGCCGTCGTCGCGAGATGGCGGTGAAACTGGCCTTAGTGAAGCAGGAAGCCAACAGTAAACTTGCTCCTGATCATATTTGA